In Gigantopelta aegis isolate Gae_Host chromosome 6, Gae_host_genome, whole genome shotgun sequence, the following are encoded in one genomic region:
- the LOC121374424 gene encoding potassium voltage-gated channel protein Shaw-like codes for MFTGLPRPKVAFAKSQIWNQVFTPAEFGRPLKIAAEPVEIRQRPVYGITSFLFVISSIAGFCLETIPELRPKVVRNVTSSCDGKTTNNIAVIMASHEALSVLDIICTVFFTLELIARFTFAPNKMRFVKSIMNIIDLLALVPMYVQVIFEQSSLQACYLNERLVIEILFILRIIRMFRVFHLVKHYQALKVLVYSLKASLHELLMLLIFLMIGMLVFATMIYYTERKDAVNPSDTFNTIPVGFWWAIITMTTVGYGDKYPSTPVGYVVGTACAVCGVLLLALTFPVISNNFTLFYHHVRSRSSLLRNKNTIFNPDLPSNEKEDSEIIPQKESSDHVIEEGVKNSSSDLRNRKDANSRRDSKQSKEFETVVKFSETTSLTDAILVKDESDTIISTEIEHFRELQDGYESSDELPVLFSPSTHIITIKRICKPISFAKYLNTKPDSHPEQG; via the exons GTTTATGGCATCACCTCGTTTCTTTTTGTCATTTCTTCAATCGCCGGCTTCTGTCTGGAAACGATACCGGAGCTGAGACCGAAAGTCGTGCGAAATGTCACTTCCAGTTGTGACGGGAAGACGACCAACAACATCGCCGTCATCATGGCGTCACATGAAGCCCTCAGCGTTCTGGACATCATCTGCACAGTGTTCTTCACCCTGGAACTCATCGCTAGATTCACATTTGCTCCAAACAAGATGAGGTTCGTCAAATCCATCATGAACATCATAGACCTCCTAGCGCTGGTTCCTATGTACGTCCAGGTGATCTTCGAACAATCCTCGCTCCAGGCTTGTTACCTCAACGAACGGCTGGTGATAGAAATTCTCTTCATTTTACGGATAATTCGCATGTTTCGAGTCTTCCACCTCGTCAAGCATTATCAGGCCCTCAAGGTTCTCGTCTACTCGCTAAAGGCCAGTTTACACGAGCTGCTCATGTTGCTGATATTCTTGATGATCGGAATGCTGGTGTTCGCTACAATGATATACTACACGGAACGCAAAGACGCTGTCAACCCTAGCGACACGTTCAACACAATACCAGTCGGGTTCTGGTGGGCCATCATCACCATGACGACCGTGGGTTACGGAGATAAGTATCCCTCGACTCCGGTTGGCTACGTCGTGGGAACAGCATGCGCAGTGTGCGGTGTGCTGCTTCTAGCGCTGACGTTTCCTGTGATCTCCAACAACTTCACTTTGTTTTACCACCACGTCAGGTCTCGCTCCTCTCTGCTTCgaaacaaaaatactattttcaACCCAGACTTGCCATCCAACGAGAAGGAAGACTCGGAGATAATACCTCAGAAAGAATCGAGCGATCATGTGATCGAGGAAGGCGTCAAAAACAGTTCTTCAGATCTCAGAAACAGGAAAGATGCCAACTCGAGACGAGACTCGAAACAGAGCAAAGAATTCGAAACAGTGGTTAAATTTTCCGAAACAACGTCACTTACTGACGCCATACTGGTCAAAGATGAATCAGA TACCATTATCAGCACTGAAATCGAACACTTCCGGGAGCTGCAAGACGGGTACGAGTCGTCAGATGAACTGCCTGTTTTGTTTTCCCCAAGTACCCACATCATCACCATTAAGAGAATCTGCAAGCCAATCTCCTTTGCCAAATATCTCAACACCAAGCCCGACTCTCACCCTGAACAGGGTTAA